The Archaeoglobaceae archaeon genomic sequence GGGACAATAGAAGTGGATGAAGAGCTAAGAACTTCAGTTGAAAGAGTCTGGGCGGGTGGAGACATTGTAAGAGGAGACTCAACAGTTATTCTCGCAATGGGTGATGGAAGAAAGGCTTCGCTTTCGATCGACAAATACCTCAGCAGTCCAGATAGAAAATGGGAGTTCAAGGGTAAAGCAGAGCTAAAGGATAAAAGTTAACCCTCAAGCTCCTTTATTAGTTTTTTAATCTTTTCTTCGAGTTCTTTGAATGCTTTCTCGTAGGCCTGATCTCCTTTACCAACAGGATCTTCGATCTGCCATCTGAGAACTCTTTTGCTGGGCAAAATCAAACAACTCTCATCGCACACAGCAACGATCAGATCGTATTCGTCAAGCTTGACTTCTTCAATGCTTCTTGGCTTTTCCTTAGCTTTCAATCCGTTCTTCTCAAGAATTTGCCTGACCTTGCTATCTATCTTCTCGGCTTTCTGCAATCCCGCACTTTCCGCTTTCCACTTTTTGGCTAAGCTGTTAAATATTGCTTCAGCCATTACACTTCTTGCGGTGTTTTTAACGCATACAAAAAGAACTTTCATTTGATCCACGTCCATTTACCTTCTTGAACGTAAACAAGCCTTGTTGCAATCTTACATAGCAAATCGCCTATTCTCTCCACGTGTCTTACTGCAAGAACCTCTTCAACACACCTAAAGTTCTTTTCAATGTCTTCAAGAAGTTGGATGTATAGATCGTCCACTTTATCGTCGAGGCTGATCATTCTGTCCTTCAGGTTTTCTATATTGCTGAAGCCTTCCTTAACGACGTCAAACATCTCAAGAAGTGGCTTTTCTGCTTCAAATATTTTCTCCCTTAGCTCGCACTCATAAAGCGAGATCTCCTGTGCAAGATCCACAATCCTCTCATAGGCTGAGGAGATCCTGATCATTCCGAGGGCAAATCTCATGTCCTTAGCCATTGGTTGAAAACGAATTATGAAGTGCGAGCACTCATCATGAATCCTTGCCTCAAGCTCATCGCTTCTTTCTTCTAATGCAGAGATCTCTCTTACAAGAGTCCTGTCGTTTTTATGCGACTTAAAGCAAAGCTCCACCGCTTTTTTGGCTAACTCATGCAAAACCAAGACTTCCTCACTTATACGCCTGATCTCATTTTCTATTAGCTTCATCCTATCCTCCCCGTCACGTATTTTTCAGTAAGTTCATTTTTCGGCTTTTCAAAGATCTCGTTAACGTCTCCAACTTCCACAACTTTTCCCAAATACAGAAAGGCAACCTGATCCGCTATTCTTGCAGCCTGAGCGGGAGAGTGCGTTACAATCACTATTGTGTATTCCTTCTTCAGCTCTTGGATCAGATCCTCGATCTTACTCGCAGCGATCGGATCAAGGTTTGCGGTTGGCTCGTCCATTAGCAAAACTTTTGGCTTCAATGCTAAAGCTCTTGCTATGCAAAGTCTCTGCATCTGACCACCACTCAGCTGATTTGCCTTATTTTTAAGTCGATCCTTCACTTCATCCCATAGCACTGCCTTTTTCAAAGCCCATTCCACAATATCGTTAACTTCCTTTCCCTTGGCAATTCTGTTGCATTTAACCGCAAAGGCAATGTTGTCATAGATGCTCATGTGCGGAAACGGATTTGGATGCTGAAACACCATCCCGACTTCCCTTCTAAGCCTTGTTAGATCCATTTTAAAAATGCTCTGTCCAAAAAGCTTGATCTCGCCACGAATTTTGACGTTGTCATTGAGCTCGATCAGCCTATTAATTGCCTTTAGCAAAGTCGACTTTCCACAGCCTGAAGGACCCATTATTGCGAAGCAAATTCTTTCGGGTATGCTCAGATCAACTCCCTTAAGCACTTCAAGGTTCCCATAACTAATCTTAAGCCCTTCTATCTCCACAGCGTTCACGTTCTCACCATGCTAAGCCTTATTGGTAAAAATACCGCTAAAAAGAAGAGCATTAAAACGAGTGCAGCTCCCCATGCGATCTCGTGGTAGTTGGCATAGGGTTGCTGAACCAAGTAATAGATCCAGAGTGGTATGGCTCCAACTGGCTCAAGAACTCCGCCTGTGCTTCTCCATGCATTGCCAGCGGTGAAGATCAGTGGAGCTGTTTCCCCTGAGACCTTTGCCATTCCAATGAGCAACCCTGTGATCACACCCTTCTTTGCAATCTTTAGCGTTATGGAGAAAACAACCCTAACTTTTCTCAATCCCAATGCGTAAGCCCCCTCTTTATACTGCGCTGGCACACTCCGCATAGCTTGCTCAGTATAAGTTGCAACATAGGGGAGCATGACGATCATGAGAGCAAATGCTCCCGCCAAGGCTGAAAAACTGCCTATTGGCATTACTAAGATCGCCATCACAAAAAGCCCGACAAGGATCGTTGGAAACTCGAGCATGATCAGCAAAAGGGATCTTGTAGCCCTGCTGAGAGCATTGTTCGGATATTCCGCAACGAAGATCCCCGCAAGAACCGCCAATGGGATTCCCATTAGCGAAGCAAGAAAGACCATCATAAATGTGCCGTAGATTGCGGGAAAAATACCCCCTCCCTCTCTATTCGGTGCAGGAAGAGTTTCTGTTAGGAACGCGAGTCCGTATTTCAGTAGCACAGGGATTCCATTTGCGAAAACGCTGAAGAGTATATGGAAGAGCGGGAGAATTACCAAAAAGGCTGAAAGTATTAGATATATAACAAAAACTTTGTTTTTCAGTTCTCTAAGCATATCCCCACCTCTTCAAAACAATTAGCCCCGCTATGTTAACTATCAGCCCGATCGTAAATAAAGCAAGCCCCGCAGAGAAAAGAGCGGAAGGCATGAGTTTGTAAGCGAAAGCATTGCCAAATTGATTTGCTATTAGCGAAGAGATCGTGTATCCGGGAGCGAAAAGGCTCGCATCGATGTTGAATGCATTTCCGATCACAAGGCTCACCGCTACCGTTTCTCCAACCGCTCTTCCAAATGCCAAAAGCGTTCCCGCAATGATTGCGGGCTTTATGTAGTTCAAAAGAACTTTCGTCGCTTCAAACCTTGTTAAGCCAAGTGAATAAACCGCTTCTCTGTAAATGTTGGGGATCGCCATATAGGCTTCTCTTATTAGCGAAGTTGCGAATGGTGTGACCATTATTGCAAGCAATACCCCAGCGGAAAGATAACTGAAACCTGTCGGATTGTAGTATGAAAAAAGTGGAATAAATGAGAAATGTCCATGGAGAAACTTCATGATCTCTGCCAAAGTCGGAACGAGAACGAAGACCCCCCATATGCCATACAAGATCGTTGGAAGTCCCGCCATTATGTCTGTCGGGATTATGAGCAATTCTTTAAGCCGTCTTGGCATAAGATCCGCTACAAAAACTGCAAGACCAATCGAGATTGGCAGAGAGATCGTTATTGCAATTGTTGAAATGTAAATTGTGCCATAGATCGCAGAGAGTATTCCGTAAAACTCTTCTTCAGCAACCTCGCTCGCTTTCCAGATGTTTGTTGTGTAGATCGCAACCCCTTCGTGTTGAAAGATTGGAATTGAATTTAAGGTGAAAACAAGGAGCATGAGAATGATTATACCGAAAACTAAACCAACTACGGGCAACAAAAAAATTTTGAATTGATCCATTACTCACCTCTTATACTCTCGACCGCTTTAAGCCCAAGCTCGGCAATTTCCTTTGGCAGAGGAGCATAGCCCTCTATTATGTGCTTCTGCCCTTCCGTGAGAACCCATTTCCAGAAGCTCTTGATCGCCTGAGCTTCATTCTGCGGATAGCTTTGCCATAGTAGAACGTGGCTGAATGAAACTATCGGATACGAATTTTTGCCTCTTGCATTCAGGAATTGCTTGGGATCCTCCTTATACCCTTCCTTTGGATCTGGAACATAAGCTGAGCTTGCAGAAATTGCGGAGCTTATTGTTTCTGCATTTGCCTTTACAAAGTTACCTTCCGCGTTCTTAAGACTAATCATTTTGAAGTTCTCATGCAATGCGTAGGCAAGCTCCACGTAAGCAATGCTATTCGAAATCTGCTTGAACATCGCTGAAACCCCCTCATTACCCTTTCCACCAAAACCTCTGCCAATCTTGTCAACAGGCCATTCAACAAGCTTGCCCGCTCCAACCTTTTCTTTGAAGTCTTTGCTTACAAGTGAGAGATAAGTTGTAAACACTTCGGTAGTTCCGCTTGAATCGCTTCTGTGAATCACTATGATCTTCTCGTGAGGCAAGTTTGCATTAGGATTCAAGGCTTTTATTGCCTGATCATCCCAGAACTCTATTTCGCCCATGAAGATCTTTGCAAGCGTTTCACCATCGAGCTTTAGCTCATCCACTGGTAGATTGTAAACTACAACAACCGCACCTACAATGAATGGAAACTGCAACGGTTCGCCAAGCTTTTTGAACTCGATCCATTCTGACTCCTTTGCAGGCGGATCTGTGCAGGCAAAATGAACAAGCTTCGACTTGAAGTCATTTATGCCCGCTCCGGAGCCTTTGCTTGCATACTCAACGATCACGTTTTTATTAACCTTGCTGAACTCGTAGATCCAGTTCTCGATCTGTGGTGCGGGAAAGCTTGCTCCACTGCCGTAGATCTTTATCTGCTCCTTTGCTACATCTTGCTCTGAAACACAACCGAGCAAAAATACTGCAAACAAAATTCCTGAAACTGCTATCCATTTCTTCATTCCGATCACATGAGAATATACACTTTGCAATTTATATTTTTTATCCATATATTTTAAGTAAGGTATATATGGGTATATAGCAAAAGTATTTTAAAGATCCAACCACTTAGCTCATGGAACCGAGAAAGATCTTCAAAAGTGGAAAAGGAAGCTATATTCTTACCTTGCCAAAAGACTGGGTTCTGAAGAATGGCTTAAAAGACGGAGACTACCTTTATCTGGATTACTCGGGTGAAAAGATCATTATTTTGCCAAAAGAAACGGGTAAGAAGACAGTTTTTTTGGATCTAAACGATCTAAGCTTTGATAGAGTCCTTAGGAGGATCGTTGCCCACTACCTCGCGAACTACGACGTCGTAAGGGTTAAGGTGAACACTGAAGAGCAAAGAAGGGCTTTAGCGTTTGCTTCGGATCTTTTGATTGGCATGGAAGTCATGGAAGACACTGGAGACGAGATGGAGCTAATGGCACATCTTGATCCCTCAAAGATCAATCTGAACGAGATGGTGGAAAGGATCAGCAAAGTCGCTCTAAGCATGCTTTCAGACTTTATTAAGCTCTCTTCGGAAAAATTTGACAGAAAAATTGCAAGCTCGATCGCATTCAGAGAAGGTGAGGTGGATCGACTTTATCTGCTGATCTTGAGGCTTGCGGGTGATCAGAGATTTTTCAGATCATTTGTCAGGCATGTCGAAAGGATCTCAGATCACGTTGAAAACATGACTGAAGCTATGCTTAAGCTTGGAAAATGTTACAAAGAATTTTCTGCTCTTAAAGAGGTTTACGAAGTTCTCAAGCAGTCATTGATGGCTTTTATGAAGATTGAAATCGAGATGGCAGAAGAAGTTCTCGATAAAATAGCAGATCTGAAGAAAGAGTTTGCAAAACTGCAGGAAGAACTGCTGAAATACCCAAAAGAGGAAATGATCTATCTTAAGACGATCTTCGACAGCACGATCAGAATTCTCGCCTACTCTTCAGACATTGCTGAGGCAACGATAGATCGAAGCATTGCGGAAGCCTATCTCCAGACAAAGAGGATCGAGTAGTCGGAAGAGATCTTGATCTCGTTCGCCTTTCCAATTAGGATCTTTTCATTTCCGCAAATGTTCTCAAGCAACGCAACTCTTCTGGTTCCAAAAATGCTTGGATCAAATTTTTTGTCCGCAAGAATGAGCAGATTTCTCTTTTCGATCAGCTCGAGCTCTTTCTCAGCATTTCTCGCATGAGCGTCGATCACGATTGCGTTGCACAAGTCCTCGCCAAGCCTTGCAAGAGCCATCTGAACGCTCGAAATACCGGGCTCAATGTTGCCTTTAAGCTTTGTTCCAAGCCCAGCAACCATAGGATCGCCAGTGGAGAGAACTACAACCTTTTTCTGCTTTGCTAAGCTTTCTATTTCCCCATAGATCCTTTCATCAAACTTATTAAGCTCGTGAAATTCGCCTGAAATGAATTTCGAGGCAAGTTGAAGAGCCCTTTTGCTCCCAAAAACAACCTCAGCCTGACTTATAAGCTTAGAAGCTCTTTCCGTGATCTGTCCTTCACAAATTCCAACCCCAACAATGTTCAGCAAATTACCACCTCAATAACATTTCCCAACTTCTTTGCAGAATTCAAAACCTCCATTTGCTCAGAAGAACCAAAAACGTGCTTCAGCAATCCGGGCTTTCCAACAATTATTATTTCGCCGGAATGAGCTGAAATGACTTCCTTCAAATGGACTCCAAATACGAATGGCTGAAATTCTGGAAATTTCTCCTTTGCGATCTTCCAGCTCTCTCTGCCAGTTGTTATTGCGATCTTTTCATACCTCTTTGCGATCTCAATCTTCGTCCTCAGAAGCTCCTCGCACCATGGCTCAACAAAGCCAGTGGTGCCAAGAATTGCAATTCCATTCAGCTTCTCACTCTTCTGCTTATAATCCGCTTCCACCAGAACTCCACCCTTAAAATCGAAAAGCTCGCAGGCTCTCTTATAATTCATAAGCATTTGCCCCATCGCGGATCTGCTCACAACATAATCACCATTCTTTGCAATTCCAGAGCCAAATTTTATTCCGAACTCTTCAATAAGCCTTGCTTTAAAGGCAACTCCGTTAGTAACGTCAAAAGCGTGATCTCCAGAGAATTTCACAGCAGTAGCAAAGCCTTTCTTGGCTATCACTGGCACTTCAACATCGATCCCCACAGGGGTTTTTACCTTCACTTTCTCCAGATCCTCGTAAAGTGAGGCTATTGAGGCAACTATTGAAGCACTGGCGGTCGTTCCAGTTGTGATCCCACGCCTTAGCCAGCCGTTCGGAGTCAAAATATAGAGACCACTCCTGATCCTCTTCTCCACTCCTCTTCTAAGCCACTCTTTCGGATACTCGTAGAGCTCAATCGGATCTCGCATGCTCGATCAGGCAGTTGAGAATTGCTGTGCAGACTCCACTGCCACCTTTGGTTCCGACTGTTGTGATTGATGGCAGATCGAGTTTTCTGATCATCTCCTTCGACTCACTTGCTCCCACAAAGCCCACAGGAGTTGCAACGACAAATGCGGGCTTGTGCTCTTCAGCGATCTCGCACAGTGCCATTGCAGAGCTTGGGGCATTTCCGATCCCTACGATCGCCCCTTCTATCTCCTTTGCCAAATTCAGAATTCCTTCAGCGGTTCTTGTTCTTTCACTGCCTTTTGCAAAGCTTACAGCAGAAATTGCTTCAGCTCTAAGCCCCGCTTTTACCATTTCGACGTCGACTATGATCTTTGCCCCTTCTCGCAAAGCCTTAACAGCTTCATCAGGATCTCCCTTGAAGACTATTAGATCTTTGTAGCTTAAGTCCCCAGTCGCCATCACCGCCCTTCTGACGATCTCTTC encodes the following:
- a CDS encoding phosphate uptake regulator PhoU, with the protein product MEPRKIFKSGKGSYILTLPKDWVLKNGLKDGDYLYLDYSGEKIIILPKETGKKTVFLDLNDLSFDRVLRRIVAHYLANYDVVRVKVNTEEQRRALAFASDLLIGMEVMEDTGDEMELMAHLDPSKINLNEMVERISKVALSMLSDFIKLSSEKFDRKIASSIAFREGEVDRLYLLILRLAGDQRFFRSFVRHVERISDHVENMTEAMLKLGKCYKEFSALKEVYEVLKQSLMAFMKIEIEMAEEVLDKIADLKKEFAKLQEELLKYPKEEMIYLKTIFDSTIRILAYSSDIAEATIDRSIAEAYLQTKRIE
- the pstA gene encoding phosphate ABC transporter permease PstA, coding for MLRELKNKVFVIYLILSAFLVILPLFHILFSVFANGIPVLLKYGLAFLTETLPAPNREGGGIFPAIYGTFMMVFLASLMGIPLAVLAGIFVAEYPNNALSRATRSLLLIMLEFPTILVGLFVMAILVMPIGSFSALAGAFALMIVMLPYVATYTEQAMRSVPAQYKEGAYALGLRKVRVVFSITLKIAKKGVITGLLIGMAKVSGETAPLIFTAGNAWRSTGGVLEPVGAIPLWIYYLVQQPYANYHEIAWGAALVLMLFFLAVFLPIRLSMVRT
- the pstC gene encoding phosphate ABC transporter permease subunit PstC: MDQFKIFLLPVVGLVFGIIILMLLVFTLNSIPIFQHEGVAIYTTNIWKASEVAEEEFYGILSAIYGTIYISTIAITISLPISIGLAVFVADLMPRRLKELLIIPTDIMAGLPTILYGIWGVFVLVPTLAEIMKFLHGHFSFIPLFSYYNPTGFSYLSAGVLLAIMVTPFATSLIREAYMAIPNIYREAVYSLGLTRFEATKVLLNYIKPAIIAGTLLAFGRAVGETVAVSLVIGNAFNIDASLFAPGYTISSLIANQFGNAFAYKLMPSALFSAGLALFTIGLIVNIAGLIVLKRWGYA
- the pstS gene encoding phosphate ABC transporter substrate-binding protein PstS, with protein sequence MKKWIAVSGILFAVFLLGCVSEQDVAKEQIKIYGSGASFPAPQIENWIYEFSKVNKNVIVEYASKGSGAGINDFKSKLVHFACTDPPAKESEWIEFKKLGEPLQFPFIVGAVVVVYNLPVDELKLDGETLAKIFMGEIEFWDDQAIKALNPNANLPHEKIIVIHRSDSSGTTEVFTTYLSLVSKDFKEKVGAGKLVEWPVDKIGRGFGGKGNEGVSAMFKQISNSIAYVELAYALHENFKMISLKNAEGNFVKANAETISSAISASSAYVPDPKEGYKEDPKQFLNARGKNSYPIVSFSHVLLWQSYPQNEAQAIKSFWKWVLTEGQKHIIEGYAPLPKEIAELGLKAVESIRGE
- a CDS encoding cobalt-precorrin-5B (C(1))-methyltransferase, translated to MRDPIELYEYPKEWLRRGVEKRIRSGLYILTPNGWLRRGITTGTTASASIVASIASLYEDLEKVKVKTPVGIDVEVPVIAKKGFATAVKFSGDHAFDVTNGVAFKARLIEEFGIKFGSGIAKNGDYVVSRSAMGQMLMNYKRACELFDFKGGVLVEADYKQKSEKLNGIAILGTTGFVEPWCEELLRTKIEIAKRYEKIAITTGRESWKIAKEKFPEFQPFVFGVHLKEVISAHSGEIIIVGKPGLLKHVFGSSEQMEVLNSAKKLGNVIEVVIC
- the cbiE gene encoding precorrin-6y C5,15-methyltransferase (decarboxylating) subunit CbiE, whose amino-acid sequence is MLNIVGVGICEGQITERASKLISQAEVVFGSKRALQLASKFISGEFHELNKFDERIYGEIESLAKQKKVVVLSTGDPMVAGLGTKLKGNIEPGISSVQMALARLGEDLCNAIVIDAHARNAEKELELIEKRNLLILADKKFDPSIFGTRRVALLENICGNEKILIGKANEIKISSDYSILFVWR
- a CDS encoding low molecular weight phosphatase family protein, encoding MDVDQMKVLFVCVKNTARSVMAEAIFNSLAKKWKAESAGLQKAEKIDSKVRQILEKNGLKAKEKPRSIEEVKLDEYDLIVAVCDESCLILPSKRVLRWQIEDPVGKGDQAYEKAFKELEEKIKKLIKELEG
- the pstB gene encoding phosphate ABC transporter ATP-binding protein PstB is translated as MNAVEIEGLKISYGNLEVLKGVDLSIPERICFAIMGPSGCGKSTLLKAINRLIELNDNVKIRGEIKLFGQSIFKMDLTRLRREVGMVFQHPNPFPHMSIYDNIAFAVKCNRIAKGKEVNDIVEWALKKAVLWDEVKDRLKNKANQLSGGQMQRLCIARALALKPKVLLMDEPTANLDPIAASKIEDLIQELKKEYTIVIVTHSPAQAARIADQVAFLYLGKVVEVGDVNEIFEKPKNELTEKYVTGRIG
- a CDS encoding PhoU domain-containing protein; this translates as MKLIENEIRRISEEVLVLHELAKKAVELCFKSHKNDRTLVREISALEERSDELEARIHDECSHFIIRFQPMAKDMRFALGMIRISSAYERIVDLAQEISLYECELREKIFEAEKPLLEMFDVVKEGFSNIENLKDRMISLDDKVDDLYIQLLEDIEKNFRCVEEVLAVRHVERIGDLLCKIATRLVYVQEGKWTWIK